TACTCTTGCTGTCATGCAGCTTGCCTATATGAATGCATCAATTAACCTTTAATTTGCTTCTCCAATGGATGGCAGTGTAAATGTCACAGATGGAGAGAAAGAAGAGCGGATCATGATAACAGGACTGCATACTGTTGTTGACATCTTTTGTGTTTCATGTGGCTCTATTGTCGGGTGGAAATATGTAAGATATTTCAATTGAAATTATGGTTGTTGTATCTGTAATACTGTATCagaccaaaataaaataaaagagccTCTGTATGCTGTAGTTCTTATCACCAGAGGTTATTCTGTATTGAACCTTTCAATCTGGTTATCACTTTAGGAGGCTGCACATGAGAAAAGCCAGAAGTACAAGGAGGGGAAATTTATCCTTGAGAGGTAACATAAAGTACATGTCTATGATTTAAAGGTTGAATTTAAAAGTTCTTGGAGtgaattttttgttgttgaacaGATTCAAGATTCTTGGTCCTGATGGAAGCAACTACTCGATTGCTCAGGAAGCTCATATTGGTGGaagtgatggtgatgatgcttGATTTACCATTCATTCAGGAAATTTCAGTATTTCAATGTATATTCTTTGGGACATTATGCTATCTAGATGGGATTTTTCTTATTCTATTCCTAGACATGAAAGTGTTCGATGACATTCTCTCCACCTGTTGTATAAATTGTTTTAGAACATGGTCATTTCCTATATAGTAGTTGGTCATCCAAATATCTGCGAAAAGTTGTGTTTCTGATATTCTATAGTTACCTTGTGCATGCTTTTTTCACTTTGGCATATCAAAATTACACTCGGACATGCATGCTTATATTGGTTCAAGCTTTCACAGTTTCACTAGACCTTCAACTGATACAGGTAGCATTTCTTCGTACGTGGACAAAGCATATGAATCAGTTTCTGAATTGCTAGAGATTATATAGAGTTATCTCTCacactgaattttttttttagtttacatTGGAGGATAATCAAACTCTTGATCTAGTTTAATTCTAACCAAATTCTCAACTCCATCTCGCCCACTTGGGCTAACTGTCAGGGCACACACTGATTTCCGTGCTTAtttatttaaagggaacaatatTGCAATGATGCTTATAGAAAATGGTAGAGATGGGTCGATATTGCAATTGAGCTCTAATGCTAGGCTTCTAGAGTTAGAAAGAACCAATTGCATGCTTATCACGTTCCTTTGGCCTCAGGAGTAAGGCCTTGTTTgagattgcttcgcttttaaaaaaattagctttgtctaaaattttaattttattgtgtttggtaaataaataaaaagcagttttgattgaaaattttaggtcactggcagcagatttcAGAAGCAACCCAAATGTTACTTTTAGAAGCTGCTTTCAATTAAAACATGGTCcgaagttgttttatgtactaaaAACAATTTTATAAGTATTATTTACCAAATGCGAACATGTTTTAATTTATAGCTGATTATTCTTACAACACAATAAcaaccgttttttttttttttttaagtcacagTAATTCCAAACTAACCCTAAGAATTTGGCATAATGGAACACAACTTTGACACAGGTAAATTGAGTTCCATCAATATGTGTAGTAATAGGACGGCTAAGTGCTAACCATATCATCTATATACACCTCTTTTTCCGACGTCATCTGAACAATGACTCGCAAATTACACAATAAACTGGTCGTCCATGAACGGGACTCCAGACCTCAATGATTCCTACTTGGACATGAACATTCTCCTTTTTCTCTGAAGTTTTATCAAATGAAATTATTGAAATGTCACAATGGCCCTCATTAAAATGTCAGAAGATACTGTGATTTGTGCGCAAAGCCAGGGGTAATTAGTCATTTGGGCATGCAACTTTCCCCTCTGGCTTATACGTAAACACAAAATCCATTGTTTGAATCCCTAGCAAGAGAGAAAGGAGCTATATACGGAGATCCCCTAATAAAAATATTAGTTTTGTTTGATTCATCAGTATTTAGTATTTTCTTTCGGACAGAGAGGGGAATTGCAAAAATGAGTTTGATGGACCTTCCCATGGAAATCCTTTCGGACATCCTTACGAGATTACCTGTAGAGTCAGTTCGTTGCCTCCGATGTGTTTCTCAGACCCAGGCACCCAGCCTTGTCAGACATAGTCGAGTGCCCCTCTTTTGTTAAGCTGCACATGCGTTTCCACATAGCTAGCCACCAATGCTATTGCTGAAGCAACATCTCGAGCTATACTGATCTTGAAGAGTCATATTGCCGGAGTACTAAAATAGAGGTAACGGCCATGGAATTGATAAATCACGATGGCAGCAATGGTGAACTTATTGTCTTAGAAGTCTTGTCCACAACCGATCGGTAAGGGTTACAAAGTACACTCTGGTTTCTAcgacttgttttgcttcaagGATGGCTCTAAACATGGAGATTATTTCTTGGTCAATCCCCTGAGCGGAGAACTCCTAAACCTGCCAACTAGTGACATCCAATATTCAAAGTTTCCGCAATGATTTTTGTGGTATGGGATTGATGGTATCACTAACACCTACAAGATTGTTCGTGTTTCTCACATTCTTAGTACAAAGACCAGGGAGAACTGCTATGTAGGCCAAGTTCTTGAATTAGGCAAAATTCATGGCAGGAGATACTGATACTGTCAAAGTTTTCTTGTGGTTATTTttatcgccggaaaagtgtgtGCGCGTATATATGTAGACGTGCATTGGTTGTTTCGTGAAATAGGTGGTGGATACAATATAGTTTCTTTTAACTTCGAGAAAGAGGGACTTATATTCCACTCCGGCTACCGGTTGCCAGATTACCATGTTTGCCCCTAAATTTGCACTTGATGACTTTGAGGGGATGTATGGCCATATCGATATATGGGTGATGAAAGACTACGATAAAAAAGAGTGGATGCGAGAGTACATCATAAATCGCAAAATGCCTAGATCAAATTATCACGCGTTTGATTTTCAGTATGCTATTTGTGATGAATGGGCACATGACATACTCTTCATAGATAAAGATGAAGCTGATAGATCAGTACTTTTTTGGATCTAAGGAGTGTTTCTATGAAACCCCTAATCTGTCCAGTCTTAAGAGGAGCTTGATTTCCCTTAAAAAGATTTAGGAATTTGGTTAAAGGGCCAGGAGTATTTATGAATATTATGATTGACAATTTAATTGATCGACTATGCTACTTTATTTCTTATTTGATCATGTAATCTTGGTGCAAATTCCTTGTGAAAGTTGTTCAGCTCAATCTTGTTTGCAAGTTTTCATGAATATCTTCCCACCTGTTACCtgtaattattattgttaatattttaatattttctgcATAGACAGAATTGCTTCATGTGCTGTGGACCTCTGTGTTTTGAACATCCTTGGCTTCCTACCTGTTATATATTCTCTTGGTCATGGCACTGATTAGTGATTACTTATTCATTCTTGCAAAATTCCATTCGCTAACAGTGACAAGCACCGGGTCCTAAAGCATGAGGAAGTATGAGACCCGAACACTCGGGCGTGACATATTGGCCTGCTACTTGGACAGAATTTTGAGACCAAGATTTCTTTggttctatttttcattttccaataaaatacacacacacacataccgTTTTTCTTTACTAAGGAGGTCCGTTAGTTAAGGAACAGATTTcaatattttgaccacttttcgatcacatatttacatctgaaccgtttagtttttaggtcctaatgtatagatcacttctgcaaattttcaaccaaattaattattgttaaggtatctaaaactgcaatttacagtTATGAACACGAACTGTTCAGGTTGGATAGATTCggtttgttcattgatttaatcgagttcgataccttaacaataATTAATTTGACACTAACCATCGAAAAAAGATttattcattgatttaatcgagTTCGGGCAAGAATTTAACCGTTAAATGACTTCAAAACTTTCAGAATTTTAATAATATGACACTAACCATCGGAAAAAGATTTGATATTCGATATTTTCTACGATGATAGATAAGCAAGTTGGGCCTCATGGCCCATGATCCTTGAGTTACTAGCGAATCAAATCAAACAGGGTGTCCATGGAGAGCAGATACCAAAATTTGAATTACACGTTTTCCGAGGAGAGGCCCAGCCAATGGCTGCCCCTGACTCCTCCCCCCTTTAATTGTTTCCGACCAAAAGCAGAGCCCTCCGATGAGGAGTAGGTAATCTCGAGGAATGGCTTCCACGTTCAAATCTGGAGCATCTTTTAAACGACAAACTTTGAATTAAAATTCCTCTCCAAACGACGAGTCAACCAGTCAAAGAGGCGCCAGGCCTCCCCATCATGTGCACTACTGCTGCTCCGGAATGGGAATGTTTCCCTTTTGTTTTGAATCTCATTCGCGAATTCGGGTCCGTATAATCACTTAATTACGACATTGCCACTACACAACAAAACGAATCAATCAACTTCGTCATTGGCTTCGAATTTGTTCAACACCCTAAGCAATGGGATTTGGGACTTTGCGAGCTTCTTCTTCATGCAAGGTGGCGTTCAATGTGTATTTTGACAATTGAAAATGTTATCTATGAGGTTTCGGAGATTGCAAGTTATCAAGTATTGTATGaaagttttagtcttttatttgtttttcaaaGAGTAGGATTAACGAAAATGTAGGAAGAATCATAGgataaataatttataaaaatCCACTTATTTATTGTCAAACTAGTAATGGGTACCTGTTGATTGATTAGTTTTCTGTTTTCTAATCTCTATTTTTAAGGCTTTAATATTAGGTATTCAAAGATGTATACAAGGACCTAATTTCATATCTACAATATGACTAATAGACATTTCATATTGTATTGATTGGTGGTGGTTTATTTAACATGTCAAATTTTGTGTGAAGTCTAACAAAGAATATGTTATCGTAAGTTAAACAATCATAATATGTGGAATATTGTTATTGTCACTCATATTATCTGATATAAAGTCTTGAGTTGACAACTCAATAATAACATTTTGTCGAGTTTTGTAGTGTGGTTTGCAACTAAATAGAGAATTAACATGATTGGTTTGCAACTCATTGCTGATGTAATTATCTAAATTGGTTAATGCAATTTTCTCATTAAAAAAAGTGGAAAATCGGATCATGAAATCAAATATTAACAAGGTTAGAATCTCTTACTCACGAAGAAGAGTATTTATCAAGATACTATCAAATTTTTACATTTCATTAGCTGAATAAACAAATGTCAATTCTCATACTTCTCACGAATCTTCCTATTCAAAACTCCTCACGTATCTTAGATTATCATCACAAGCCAACAATCTACACTGACTGGCAAAATCAAATCacgaagagaaagaaaagatttATTATGCCATAAAATTGTAATTCACACATTTTAAACGTTAAAGATTAGAACGACACACTCACTCAcagaataatatgataattttttttaacttactAAAATTAAACTCTCATACTTCTCAtttcgatcaaaaaaaaaaaaaaagtctcataAATCTCACGAATCCACCTAACAAAAAAACCATTCACATGCATCCTGAAGTTCACGTCCATAGATTATCATCACAAGCCAACCATTGCTTAACAATTTCCCCCCACAAATGATTAAGAACAGGCCACGTCTAGAACAAAACGAAAACCCGAAATGGCATTGTCGTGATTATCTTCCCATCTCAGTCCACCTCCGCCCTCTTCACAAAACTTCCATATCAAACCATTTAAAGCCCCTCTCCCCTCTGCTCCAATCCATGAGACTCGTTTTTCAAATATCTGAATGCTTCCAAAACAGAGCCGGGTGTTTTTGGTCCGCCATTTTTGTCAAACCAATCACTAATAATACAAAAACCAGCACCTGAAATCCCACCTCCTCTGTCTCCCCCCAAAAGCCACAAGCTCCTCTCTCTTCTTATACGTACCCCTCTTCTCCTTCCTCTCTGTATTCATTGCTTGCTTGGACTGATTAGACTGAGAGATGGAAAGAAGCTTCGGGAAGGTGGTCAATGCCAACGACAGAGACGAAGAGCTCGCTCTGTTTCTCGAGATGCGGCGCCGCGACAAGGAcaaggagaaaaatggaaactttctgcTACTTCCGACCAAGAACGGCGGCGGCGACGAGCTCGATGCTGCTCCTCCACCGCTTGGTACGACGGCGTTTTGGGTTGTTGAAAGTTTCGGTCTTTATGTTTCTacggttggattgtttttggtgttgatttttcatggtggtttttttttttttttgtgcagggTATGATAAGGCGATTTACAAGATTAATGGGTCGGCGGCGCCGGAGCGGAGGAGTAGAGTGGATGAGTTTTTGAACTCGGAGAATGAGAAATCGGACTACGATTGGTGAGTGAGTTCATGTTAAAGGTTGAGTCTTTGATTTTGTGGTTTGTGATGAGCTGATTGAGCGGTCTGATTACTAGGCATTGTGTAATGACTGGTTGAATTGATGAAGGAACTTTGTTTGCACAAGATGGGTTGCCAAATCGGGATTAAGTTTTGCTAAGACTAATGAATTGGCCAATTGGGTGTTGTTTTGTGGTAGAGATCTAAACTTTTAGGACATGTTAGGAGTAATCGGTTTCTGAGGATCATTTCATTGGTTGAGATTTCATATGGTACAAGTTTTTGTTCAAATTACATATGTTTATGCTATGGAATCTATAATGCAATGTCATAGGATGGTTTGTATTGGATTTATGATAAACTTTTTCTATGTTGTCCAGGCTAATTACTCCACCTGCTACCCCTCTATTTCCATCCTTGGAGATGGAACCGCAAAAGACTTCAGTTAGTCAGATTGAGGAACCTAATGCGCGTGATTCTGCTCCTCCAAAATCTAGGGTAAGAACTCTAGCTAACATAAGTTCTGCATAATTATAGAAATGGTCAAATTTGCGATATGAGGTGCAGCATTCCTACATTTGATTCAACTCAGTTGCAGTATTGTTATTCTATCATGTGTTAATTGAATATTTCTCCAGCTTATACATCAGATTTCTTGGACTTGAATCTCGTCTcatctttttattatttattttgtgaGTTTGGTTTTATGTATCAAGTCATGATTTGGAAAATGGCGGTGCAGCTAGCAAACACAAAGTTAGAGGCTGCTTCAGACAGCAAAATAGCATCTAAGCAGTCAACATTGCCATCACGACCGAATTCTTCCAGTACTAGTAACAGGAGGCCCTCACCATCAAGAGGGCCAACAGCTGCTCCTCGTAGATCTGCAACACCAACTGGACGGCCCACCACATTACCTTCATCAACCAAGCCATCAAGGTCCTCCACACCCAATTCACGAACCACCTTACCATCTGCTAAGCCAGTGGCTCCTCCAGTGAGGTCCTCAACTCCTTCTAGATCCACCGTGCGTTCTTCTACACCAACTGGCAGATCTTCTGTCCCAGCTTCTAAGTCAACGTCAAGATCAGCAACACCAACTCGCCTACCAAGTTCATCAAGTACACCTGCACTGTCTGCTCCTCGTGGCCGTTCTTCTTCAGTATCAAAGTCAGCTCCCCCAAGTTCGAAAAATCCTGCGCCATCACGTGGAAGTTCTCCAACAGTAAAATCTAGGTCGAAATCCTCAGATATGCCTGCTTTCTCACTTGATGCTCCACCAAATTTGAGAACCACTTTGCCACAAAGGCCAAATTCAGCCTCTAGGGCTCGTCCTGGGGCACCAAGTGTTAGATCATCTTCTGTTGGAGCTGTTTCTAGTGGAAAACCTAGACAGCAATCATGTTCACCTTCTAGAGGAAGGGCTTCACATGGCACTGCCAGTACTAATGGGTACTCTCGTCAAGTCACAAGTAAATCATCTCCCAATGACAGTGATGATGTAAATCCTGTACTTATGGGGACCCAAAGTGTTGAGAGAGTAGTGAACCAGAGGAAATTGGCACCACCAAAGCAGTATGACCATTCTACTCAGAAGAATCCTGATGGGAAGTCTTTGTCCTCTGACAGCTTAGGCTTTGGAAGAACACTTTCAAAGAAATCCTTCGATATGGCTATGAGACACATGGTATGCATCATTTTCCTTATTCAACAGCACATTTTTCACTTGATGCATAGTTAGGACTCAGGACTTCCTTCAGTTACCATAACGTATAATGTGATAACATGCATAGTGTTGGACATTGAACCCTTTCATTCCATTCAATGTTATCCAGCTTATGATTAGTGGGATCTATGAAAGTATGTACCACTCTGACAGGTTTTATCATGTACAATGGTAAATACCAATTGTTCTTGTGTCATATTCGATTGCACTGCTTGTTTCTATCGATGCAGTATATAGTTTAACTTTGGCATTTTCTTCTGCAGGATATAAGGCGAAGCGTGCAAGATAACCTACATCCCGTTCTGACAAAAGTTCCAGCCTCCTCTGTGTACAGTGTCCGGACAAGACCAACAAAAAGCAAGACTACTAATGCTACGGATTCTCCTCTTGCTACATGCAGCAATGCTAGCTCTGAACCAAGTGTCAACAATATTTCTGCATACTTTGAAGGTTGTGAAATTGAGGACATTGATCATGGAAGTGAGAAAGGAAACTCCTCTCCAGCATGCCAGCAAGGCAGGTGACAATTGGTTCGGGATTATTGGTTTTTATCCATTGTCATTCTCCCACCATTGTTATTTTACGAGGTTGCCTAGTCTACGTGGTATTTAAGCTCAGACATCCCCGAAAGGAGCTGATGGTAGAAGGCCAGCTAAACTACTGTAAATTTTAAAGAACTAAGTCCGCGAGTGCATGTCTTTTCTAGACTTCTCACTATGTTAGTGGAACAAAAATCAGGTACATTCGATCGGTGAGCCATAATTTGGGTCATCTGTTAAGCTACTTGTTTAGCAATGATTGTTTGTACTAGATTAATTATTGAAAATTGAAGGGCTCCTTCAGCTTTTACATTTGCTTTGCTGCTCATATGTTCTATTCTGGTCATGTCTGGATAACTTATACGTTAGCTTACGCATTTTAACATTAGATAACCAAAAGAAGAATAAGATCAAAGAACTTGATTCTTGTTCCCTTTCACAATTACTTGTTTGTGTTGGTTTTGCCAACTCTAGTTTCAGAAATGGAGAGATA
Above is a genomic segment from Rosa chinensis cultivar Old Blush chromosome 3, RchiOBHm-V2, whole genome shotgun sequence containing:
- the LOC112194093 gene encoding uncharacterized protein LOC112194093, whose amino-acid sequence is MERSFGKVVNANDRDEELALFLEMRRRDKDKEKNGNFLLLPTKNGGGDELDAAPPPLGYDKAIYKINGSAAPERRSRVDEFLNSENEKSDYDWLITPPATPLFPSLEMEPQKTSVSQIEEPNARDSAPPKSRLANTKLEAASDSKIASKQSTLPSRPNSSSTSNRRPSPSRGPTAAPRRSATPTGRPTTLPSSTKPSRSSTPNSRTTLPSAKPVAPPVRSSTPSRSTVRSSTPTGRSSVPASKSTSRSATPTRLPSSSSTPALSAPRGRSSSVSKSAPPSSKNPAPSRGSSPTVKSRSKSSDMPAFSLDAPPNLRTTLPQRPNSASRARPGAPSVRSSSVGAVSSGKPRQQSCSPSRGRASHGTASTNGYSRQVTSKSSPNDSDDVNPVLMGTQSVERVVNQRKLAPPKQYDHSTQKNPDGKSLSSDSLGFGRTLSKKSFDMAMRHMDIRRSVQDNLHPVLTKVPASSVYSVRTRPTKSKTTNATDSPLATCSNASSEPSVNNISAYFEGCEIEDIDHGSEKGNSSPACQQGRNLERQAQISILHPFGLFAAEEPIQVQVRGIRGLRYKKTCGSGSRELELYVAMVCSCFGVLNWCKGNKNLEPSSQAQGIPTNNVRLFSYNSLRSATRNFHPSNKIGGGGYGVVYKGVLRDDTEVAIKCLSSDSRQGANEFLTEINTISRIRHPNLVELIGCCVEDNHRILVYEYLENNSLASSLLGSKSHVPLDWPQRAAICLGTATGLAFLHDEAEQHIVHRDIKASNILLDANFRPKIGDFGLAKLFPDNVTHLSTRVAGTVGYLAPEYALLGQLTKKADVYSFGVLVLEIISGRSSSKAAFGDKLMVLVEWTWKLKEEERLIEIVDPELTAYPEAEVMRFIKVALFCTQEASHQRPAMKQVVEMLSKEVQLNEKLLVEPRPRRYAPHHGGGASGEGTSSSQSDKDKRGKSLANPDVTSTQSYIYESQTQMFPR
- the LOC112191882 gene encoding protein yippee-like, with protein sequence MGRLFLLTLEGHVYSCKYCRTHLALADDILSRSFHCRHGKAYLLDNVVNVTDGEKEERIMITGLHTVVDIFCVSCGSIVGWKYEAAHEKSQKYKEGKFILERFKILGPDGSNYSIAQEAHIGGSDGDDA